The Cardiocondyla obscurior isolate alpha-2009 linkage group LG05, Cobs3.1, whole genome shotgun sequence genomic sequence gtctatattttttaataaaaacgaaagtaatacataaattattttactactattactaaaatttattttattgttaatatcatttttatttcattccaGAACTGCTAAATGCACCGGTATTTATAACCTCCCCAGCCGAATGCTGAGTGTGCATATATTGAAAGGCAAGAGAGTTGCTCAACGAATTACAactcgaaaaaatatatttcctcattaataattaagtgaTACTCGATGACGAGCACCGTATAAGTTACAGTTTTTGTCACGTGCATATTGAAGAGCACTCACATTCTTTGAGGTCGGGCAAAGGTTCATTGAATTTGACCGCAACGCTCGTCATTTAGCTCGAGAGTGAGGTGGCGACGGTAGCGTTCGAGAAATATCTACGTAGACATGGCCGGAACGAAATCCAAAAAACCAGGTACATTCGCGAAACTTTACCTGGTGTCGTACAATCTGGCCCAGACTCTGGGGTATGTCAATTTgcaaacgaataaataatacaaaaaatttataactatattattttttatgtaatactgtgtggaaaaaaaaatcttttttattactccGTTTATCGCTCCGTTTATTATTCCGTTTATCgctattttttctaaattttagaataacaacttttttattttagatggAGTTACATATTATACCTGATTGTGCAACATTACATTCAGCCTTCTTCAGGTAGTACCTTATGGGATAAGACCAAGCTACCTGTAGTCGTCTTCCAGAATGCCGCCTTATTAGAGGTATTTAATATCGGAAAACCTAGTTGAAAATGGcctaaaacaattatttagtgctttaaatttaattttgagatatagtattaaaaatatcaattagcAAAGTATGATTCGTTGTTCATCAAAGTATGTCGGttgtgtataatttattatagaaGCTTCCTATTTCAGATAATACATGCAGCGATCGGAATTGTACGCTCCAATGTTATAGTCACGACATTTCAAGTTTTCAGTCGTGTTATGCTCGTAGTTGGAGTAATCCTGGCTACTCCTTACACATATGCTGCCGCATCTCCAGGTCTCCCGCTAGCTCTCACTGCATGGTCCATTACAGAAATTATTAGATACTCGTATTACTTTGCAAATATTATCGGTATTGTGCCTAACATTTTAACTTGGCTGAGGTAAGTTTAATCTTTTCAAAtctatgttttaaattatttttacttatgtAAGATCGTATTGTAAAATGGACATGCATTTTAAGATATACGTTCTTCATCGGGCTGTATCCATTGGGCGTAACAGGCGAGTTATTGTGTTTCTACGCTGCTGTAAAATATGCTAGCGTTAATCCGGATTCCTGGAGTTACGTTCTACCAAACAAATGGAATTTCACATTTAGTTACTTATATTTCCTGATCATAATTATGTTAGTTTACATTCCAGGTAAGAATTTACCATTTTTCTGATAAATCTAGCTACCAGATAAACGTCTATTGTTAACTTTATCTTTaagtagataaaaatgaacacgtttatgttatatgtaaatttcttAACTAgctaaaatactttaaatgtCAAATACATGCGTCTATGTTAAAtcatgaattatttattttttttttattttaaatatttttttactgtctAGGTTTCCCACAACTTTATCTGCATATGTTTAAGCAAAGGAGCAAAATATTCAGTCCAGATGCAGCCGCAAAGGAAAAACGTACTTCGTAAatctgtataataataaatacataatttttttggGGGTAGTTCTAATTTCCATGACTTtgatatttgaaaaaaaaaattcagggaatttaattataaaatatattgttaatgAAATGGTTGTTTGTACGATGagacaataaatatatatcattttatacaaaatatatagatactttaagaaatatatttttattacactttatTATGTAATCAAATCTAGTTTTTACTATCACGCAcagtgataaaaaaagaacgatatgAAAATACAAGGATATCTGTATTACCGATGTAGTATTGAATTGTTAGAAGCCGGAAACTAAGTTGCACTTGGAAAGTTTTACAAAgtttagaaaagaaatacttaATTGAATGCACTATAAGCATTAACGTAAGTACTACCACTAACtactgtaattttatttttaatattattagaaaatttttgccgataaagaaagaaaacttctttagtaaataatataaccTTTAAACTTATTAATCTCATCGTTTCTTTTTAGGTAAAATATTATGAAGTTCACGCGAGTGTTGTACAAGCAGAATATAGGTAGAAATATTGTAAACATTTGGTATGTACAGCGGGAACGCAAAATAAGATATGATAATGCAGAACACCATTTGTCAAAGTTTGGAGTCTCTATAAAGGAGGCCTCAGAAGTAGTTCATCCAAAATCAGAACCTCCTGCAAAGtactttttcgaaaatttcattaattacaaattatgtattttatgtatccgatattaattataaattatattttatataaggttgaaatttgaatttttgaGGCCAAGAAAAATAGAGTTCAATGAAACACATCCTGATTGGAAAACTCAACCCTGCTTAGTATTTAAGGATCATAATGTTCTGCAAGAAGGATTTTGTCAAGCACAGATATTAACGAACACTGTGTGCTTGCCGGACAGTTCCTCAAATTATATTCAAGATTCATTTTTGGATCTACCAGAACATGTAGATGACATAGTAAAAaggtatattaaatttgtttttctttggatttacttatttattgattatttgcTGTTATTTTTAGGATAATTTCTACTTCAAATATATTTGATGCCCATCAAGAACTGTtaccaaaaaagaaagatccTGAAAGACCAGCATGGGTGTTTCCTAGAGATTATGGCTTAACTGACTGCAGAAAAATGTTAGTGAGTTAagatttaaatacatataaataaagaaaaaaatttatacatttttttcttaacaatatcgaatatttttacagGAGAAATTTGTCGAAAAAACTGTTACAACTTTGTGAGTCTTTATCAGGTCCAGATATTGCACAGAAACGATGTATTTTGTATGATGGAgttgtacaattaaatttaggtTGGcttagtttaatatttaaatatattatatattaatgttccatttaattaatataataatatttaattaactgatattacataacacattttttttagataaagaGTCGAATCTTATTCAATTTATTCTAAGATCAGATGTAATGATTACATCGAAAAATCCTCTGAAACCAATAAAAAGTTCTAGTAGCGGTACAGAAATAAATCTTCCAAATATGTATCCAATGCATTACACCATTGGTTTAGACAAAACTAACGTCTACAAAAATGAGGATATATATCGTAAgtttaatgtttattattttttattttttatatacgagTTTCTGACATAAGGTGTCTCTCCAATGGTGCTTGATTTTTCATTTTGTATTCACATTGCCTACCTGCAAACTGCGATTTGGAGAGACACCTTATGCTAGACATCCTGTATACATTTACAGTATATGTTTTTAATGCCATATACTTTAATAACAGCTATTAGTTCGACGTCGCCTTGGAATAACGTCCATACCATTTTCGTGCACTACGATCCTGtggaagtaaaaaataaaacagaattacCTGTGACAGAGACTCAGATTTTTAGTCGTACGCTGATAAAAACGTACACCATAGCAGCGTTCTACGCACGGCAGAAGTTTGGATCATCAGTGAAGAAACTGCCGGAACCAGTGACCATACAGTGCATTCAGTCTGACGGAAAGAATTATCACTTTTTCGTATTTCAACTTAATTCATTAGATGTTAATGACgtcaatgtaaaaaatttctgGTGCGCTCTATCACCGTTGACGCTTTATGAAAAAGCTGAATATGATAACGGACGGCCAGTAATTGAAGGATATAACCCAGAggtatttaaaagaatatttgcattttacaaaaatggaaattaaataaaatctgttgaattaaaaaatattattaacggattattatttcgcaattataattacacaATGCTTAAAAGATTTTCGAAAAGTATGCTTGGCTGCACATTTGGATCGATTTCTTTTGGTTTTACACGAAGACGATGATTCGATGATGGTTTTATTAGATTCTTCATTGAGGGATACGGTTTGGAATAAAAGTATATGTGGCACAATGCCTGCAAAAGTAAGatcttatttctattttcgtacatatttgtattttatattacctGTTCAGCAGTGAGACGATTCGACGAATTGTAAATCAAAATCTGCCGAATTAGATCAACAGCGTCTGGCGGCGCGTCTTCAAGAATACTTTCCCATGTTGTACCTTTGTTATAAGAAAAAGTGATTTTGTTATAATCTGGTAATGAAGTTAATTCGGGCCAAGATTCAGACGTGGGAGAACCCAAATATTTCAGAACGATAGCCAACTGCTCGATGTCAGTTTCTCCCTGTAATAACAAGTAACAACGTTAccacataatttaataatctattTCAATTGAAAACGAATTATTTACCGGAAATAGCGGGGACGTGTTTAACATTTCACCAAATATGCAACCAATTGACCAAATATCAATTGCAGACGTGTAATAACGTGCTCCATAAAGCAGCTCTGGTGCTCGGTACCATCGTGTGGCAACTTGATGAGAATACGGTTTTGTACCGTCCTTCCACATCAATCTACTCAAGCCGAAGTCCGCAATTTTCAGAATGCCTCTCTCACTGATCAACAAGTTTGCGGGTTTTAAATCCTAAAATATTTCGAACTCGTTAGTACTTTGAATTACAcacttctaattttttattttatttttaaggcAAAAGTCTGAGAATACTCTGTGTATTATATTCTTGCTGTGTACATATGCTATACCCTCCAACAACATTTTcatatacgttttaatttgAGTCAGCGTCAATGATATCTCGGGATCTCTTAATATTTCCCACAATCCTGTCGGCATATATTCGAACACCATTACGAAGTCTAAACCATTCGGAAATGCATCCAGCAGCTTTACAATCTGTGAAAACAAATggcaaaataaatgttactaAATTGATGCGAAAAAAAGCTagataaaaaagaacgtaCGTAAGGATGCTTGAGTTGCTGTAAGCTTTTCACTTCGCGTATGATGGACGCACATAATCCGCCTTcggattttttaattagaatttttttcaatgccACTTCACGATCTCTGGATGGATCATGGGCTTTTAAAACCAAGCCTTGCGCTCCTTCGCCAATCTGCCCATTGACGACATATTTCtccatattttaatttacttagaaatttatattattgaaattatttacgcaCAGTACATAATTACTAGATacttaataaacaattaagttacagataattaaatgcaattataaatttcatactttttaaataaataaaagcataACTCAAGACACAATATTAATGCAATCAACTAATTATACACctaattaaaatgtatgtaaaaataaattaacaatttgcaaaatatttttccggcAACACGAAATATAGCAGCAAGTGTGTGTTCTACAGTTTCCATAGTTACCGGCGCGATTAACTGTGTTTTAACGCATGCGTGAGTGTCTGTCAAAGAAATCATATGTTTTACTATATTTTGTGATACTTGCCAGTAACCAGTTAGCACTCATCAGCGTCACATAAACACACGTATACACGCGCACCAGAAGAGTTATTAATTTCCTTCAATTTCCTCTTAGCAAAAAATTACCTGTGCGTTCAACGTACTTTCCATAAATGGTACATGTGTACGAGTCAAGCCACGCAGGAAATATTACGTAGCTGGAGCACGCAAGCCATTCGGAGCAAGAAACGGAATTAACATCGAATAGCAACGATGAAACAGCAGATAGCTGATTCTAAAGCGAATCCAAGCGCAACCGGAGAAGCCGACGACTGCCTTTTCGAGTACTTGCACGCTGAGCTGGTTAATTATGTTCTCAGCAGATCGTCTAATTCCGCGGTGAGTGAATGATTTGActgcgaaaatattaatatgagaTTCCTAAGCACCGAATTCCGttgttaataaaagaattttttcaaaaaaatccTCGCGTTATTTTCAACAGGAAGGCGAGGAAGAACTTTCGCGTTTGGAATGGATGGGCTTCAGCGTTGGATACAGAATTATCGAACGATTGACGAGAGAATGGAGTAGGTTCAAGGACGAGCTGGACATGATTAAGTTTATCTGTACAGACTTTTGGTCCAGCTTATATCACAAACAGATCGATAATCTCAGAACTAATCATCACGGAGTATATGTATTGCAAGATAATGCCTTTAGGCTGTTAGATAAAGTTGGTATGAGTAGCAGCAAACAATATCTTAAGGAAAGCCCTCGTTTACTGGCTTTTACTTGTGGTCTTCTCAGAGGTAGTCTAGCAAATCTTGGCATTATTAGCACTGTCACAGCTGAAACTACTACATTACCAAGCTGTAAATTTCACGTTCAAGTTCAAAAAATCTAATAGCCATTtgaaaacttgaaaaataaaaagatatagtaaaatcttatataaaatgagaaataaacgaggtattaatatatatagatacatatatattcagcacaattttataaaccttgtattttttatttagttcgATATTTGTGTacaaagatttataaaattgctatGCAAATAGAAAGTATATAACAGATTTTATCCATTATTTTGCGTTATTACATTCATTGTtcttcgtaataaaattaaaaatatcgttttgGTTTACCAGTCCTATTAAGGTTGAATCATCGCTTACAACCACAGCATAAGATTCATTCTCGAGAATGCGTGACACTTTACCAAGTGTAGTTGAGGCTTTGACTTTTGTAAATTGTTTGATCATAATTTTTTCAGCGCAATCATTACGATTTACTTTaccagaaattaaattagataagACCGCGTCCAACGTAACAATGCCTTTCACATACATTTCTTTCTCATCAGTTACTAACAATTGTTGCGTATCTTTAGCGGATTTCAATAAATCCACAGTATTCTGACAAGACATTCCTTTCGATAATAAAGgcttttttaatgataaatttgaTACTGGTATTTTCCACCACCATTTGTTTGCTTCTGTCAAAGGTTCAGAtggctgaaaaaaaaaagaattacatttaattaaataattaatacgatttaaattaaatttaaatacacaaTAAATACCAAAAAGTCTTTAGCTTCCATCCATTGATCCGATACAAATTtagttatataatttcttatacTGTCTGGCAAAAGAGTGACCACATGTTTATTAGCAGGAAGGtttttcgcgacttttaacgcCGCAGCGAGTGCCGCTCCGCTGCTACCACCGCATAACAATCCttcttgatttattaattcgcgCGCCGCTTTCAATGATTCACAATCTTCAGTTTTTATCCACAAATCGATTACATTTCGATCTAGAACTGTAGGTATGAAGTCATACctatacgtaaataaaaattttttttaatttaataatggcaaaagaattatatttgtacATGTAAAATATGCACGTGTGTACACAGACATTCACGTTACATAATAAAACTCACTAATGTACGTTTTAATGTAGGTGTACTTAATACACGTTGAAACGTACATTAGCAAGTCTTACGTACAAGTAATTCACGTTTAAACGTACGTTCGGAAACGAAGTAAAACATAGTTCTATTACATACCCAATTCCTTCTACTTCATAAAAACCAACGCCATTATCATTTAATATAGACGGTTCAGCCAAAATGCTGCCTTTAGGATCGGCTGCAATAATTGTTATGTTAGGTGACAATTCTTTCAATTTTCGTCCAATTCCTGTCGCAGTGCCTCCAGTACCGGCACCAATTATTACATAATCAATATTGCCATCACATTGTTCCCAAAGTTCGGTCGCAGTATGGTCATAGTGTGCCAATGGATTGCCGGAATTAGTATACTGTACATTATAAtctattaatacatatatctttttttttttttaaccttttgCACtcacgttttataaaaaaaatctccaaATTATTAGTTTCTTAACAAAGAATTATTGAGAGCAAAGGGTCAAAGATAATCGGCATATATATTAAGATAGAAAACATACTTGATCGGGGATAAAGCTGTTGggtatttctttttgtaatctTTGAGCAACAGCGATATGTGCTTCCGGAGTATCCCAAGCAGCCTCAGTCGGCGTTCTAACTATTTCCGCACCTAGTGCACGAAGCACAAAGACTTTTTCGTTCGACATTTTCTCCGGCATTACAATTATACATTTGTAACCTTTGACCGCCGCGACCATCGCCAGGCCGATACCAGTATTGCCGCTGGTAGGCTCAATTAATGTATCTCCTGGTTTAATCAAACCCTTTTCTTCCGCGTCTTGAATCATCCTATACGCTATTCTATCTTTCACAGATCCCCCGGGATTAAAAAACTCACATTTGACATCTGttcaaaataagaaaattgtttaagtcacattttatatattaaaaaattattattctataaaatataatactacaAATTTTCTACTAACACATTTCACACTTAATTCCATAAAGCTTAGGAATATTATTAAGCCGAATTAACGGCGTTTGACCAATCGCGCTTAAAACATCCGGCAGTACCTTTTTACGGTTGTGCGTtctaaaatatgataaaatgcaattaatacaAAGTTAATAATCCATAGAATTTCACATAAAGTCGAACAAGAAATTTAAAAGTGGTATTAACATGTAGATTCGATAATAAGCCTTGTGCATTCTACTTAACAAAATCTGCaacgttcttttttctcttatttctgCAATTATTTCACAATGTTTTCCACGTACGTAATTCACTGATGACTTTGATATCTCGAAAGAtatagcaaaatattttttgcaagaCTAACGTATTGCATGCATGTATAAAAGCATATCAagaacatataaataatataaatgggacaaaaaaattaaaaaaagcttTTTACTGTAAGCCTACCAGTTAACTTACTCTACTCGTTTTGTATGCGGCGAATTTTCCGCGTTTGCTTTCCATGTGCATTTAGGTGGTCGGTTAGGGGATATTATTTCCATTATGCTttctgttattaattaaacgaaaattttagcTGAAA encodes the following:
- the Hacd1 gene encoding very-long-chain (3R)-3-hydroxyacyl-CoA dehydratase 2 — its product is MAGTKSKKPGTFAKLYLVSYNLAQTLGWSYILYLIVQHYIQPSSGSTLWDKTKLPVVVFQNAALLEIIHAAIGIVRSNVIVTTFQVFSRVMLVVGVILATPYTYAAASPGLPLALTAWSITEIIRYSYYFANIIGIVPNILTWLRYTFFIGLYPLGVTGELLCFYAAVKYASVNPDSWSYVLPNKWNFTFSYLYFLIIIMLVYIPGFPQLYLHMFKQRSKIFSPDAAAKEKRTS
- the Mrpl37 gene encoding large ribosomal subunit protein mL37, whose translation is MKFTRVLYKQNIGRNIVNIWYVQRERKIRYDNAEHHLSKFGVSIKEASEVVHPKSEPPAKLKFEFLRPRKIEFNETHPDWKTQPCLVFKDHNVLQEGFCQAQILTNTVCLPDSSSNYIQDSFLDLPEHVDDIVKRIISTSNIFDAHQELLPKKKDPERPAWVFPRDYGLTDCRKMRNLSKKLLQLCESLSGPDIAQKRCILYDGVVQLNLDKESNLIQFILRSDVMITSKNPLKPIKSSSSGTEINLPNMYPMHYTIGLDKTNVYKNEDIYPISSTSPWNNVHTIFVHYDPVEVKNKTELPVTETQIFSRTLIKTYTIAAFYARQKFGSSVKKLPEPVTIQCIQSDGKNYHFFVFQLNSLDVNDVNVKNFWCALSPLTLYEKAEYDNGRPVIEGYNPEVFKRIFAFYKNGN
- the LOC139102600 gene encoding cyclin-dependent kinase 20, which gives rise to MEKYVVNGQIGEGAQGLVLKAHDPSRDREVALKKILIKKSEGGLCASIIREVKSLQQLKHPYIVKLLDAFPNGLDFVMVFEYMPTGLWEILRDPEISLTLTQIKTYMKMLLEGIAYVHSKNIIHRDLKPANLLISERGILKIADFGLSRLMWKDGTKPYSHQVATRWYRAPELLYGARYYTSAIDIWSIGCIFGEMLNTSPLFPGETDIEQLAIVLKYLGSPTSESWPELTSLPDYNKITFSYNKGTTWESILEDAPPDAVDLIRQILIYNSSNRLTAEQALCHIYFYSKPYPSMKNLIKPSSNHRLRVKPKEIDPNVQPSILFENLLSIV
- the Trs33 gene encoding trafficking protein particle complex subunit 6b; translation: MKQQIADSKANPSATGEADDCLFEYLHAELVNYVLSRSSNSAEGEEELSRLEWMGFSVGYRIIERLTREWSRFKDELDMIKFICTDFWSSLYHKQIDNLRTNHHGVYVLQDNAFRLLDKVGMSSSKQYLKESPRLLAFTCGLLRGSLANLGIISTVTAETTTLPSCKFHVQVQKI
- the Cbs gene encoding cystathionine beta-synthase isoform X1 yields the protein MEIISPNRPPKCTWKANAENSPHTKRVETHNRKKVLPDVLSAIGQTPLIRLNNIPKLYGIKCEMYVKCEFFNPGGSVKDRIAYRMIQDAEEKGLIKPGDTLIEPTSGNTGIGLAMVAAVKGYKCIIVMPEKMSNEKVFVLRALGAEIVRTPTEAAWDTPEAHIAVAQRLQKEIPNSFIPDQYTNSGNPLAHYDHTATELWEQCDGNIDYVIIGAGTGGTATGIGRKLKELSPNITIIAADPKGSILAEPSILNDNGVGFYEVEGIGYDFIPTVLDRNVIDLWIKTEDCESLKAARELINQEGLLCGGSSGAALAAALKVAKNLPANKHVVTLLPDSIRNYITKFVSDQWMEAKDFLPSEPLTEANKWWWKIPVSNLSLKKPLLSKGMSCQNTVDLLKSAKDTQQLLVTDEKEMYVKGIVTLDAVLSNLISGKVNRNDCAEKIMIKQFTKVKASTTLGKVSRILENESYAVVVSDDSTLIGLVNQNDIFNFITKNNECNNAK
- the Cbs gene encoding cystathionine beta-synthase isoform X2, which codes for MYVKCEFFNPGGSVKDRIAYRMIQDAEEKGLIKPGDTLIEPTSGNTGIGLAMVAAVKGYKCIIVMPEKMSNEKVFVLRALGAEIVRTPTEAAWDTPEAHIAVAQRLQKEIPNSFIPDQYTNSGNPLAHYDHTATELWEQCDGNIDYVIIGAGTGGTATGIGRKLKELSPNITIIAADPKGSILAEPSILNDNGVGFYEVEGIGYDFIPTVLDRNVIDLWIKTEDCESLKAARELINQEGLLCGGSSGAALAAALKVAKNLPANKHVVTLLPDSIRNYITKFVSDQWMEAKDFLPSEPLTEANKWWWKIPVSNLSLKKPLLSKGMSCQNTVDLLKSAKDTQQLLVTDEKEMYVKGIVTLDAVLSNLISGKVNRNDCAEKIMIKQFTKVKASTTLGKVSRILENESYAVVVSDDSTLIGLVNQNDIFNFITKNNECNNAK